One Halioglobus japonicus DNA segment encodes these proteins:
- a CDS encoding formyl transferase: MKLLLLSNSDLASNYALNLLLPKLQGHSAQLLLSSAVGGVRKRADDIERLKFFEQSLFNELLFPLLDERPCQDAELLSFLGLSKYLQAPPKIENAINSPTSLATIRELDPDLILSLRYGGILKDEVIAIPRHGVINLHSGRLPDYRGVMASFWAMSNGDEQLTATLHYISDGSIDTGGVISEVSVPVDYNSPYLDNVLALYLPGIQLITAAVAALAAGESVLALEQGGEGSYYSYPEQAHIDAFHARGLRLVDEARVLALAKRFRGASLAQA; this comes from the coding sequence ATGAAACTGCTTCTCCTTTCCAATAGTGATCTGGCCAGTAACTATGCGCTGAACCTGTTGCTGCCGAAGCTGCAGGGGCATTCTGCTCAGCTGCTGCTTTCTTCTGCCGTTGGCGGTGTTCGCAAGCGCGCCGATGATATCGAGCGTCTGAAGTTCTTTGAGCAGTCGCTGTTTAACGAGCTTTTGTTTCCATTGCTCGATGAGCGGCCCTGCCAGGATGCCGAGTTGCTCAGCTTTCTGGGCCTTAGCAAATACCTGCAGGCCCCGCCAAAAATCGAGAACGCGATTAATTCACCTACGTCGCTGGCGACTATTCGCGAGCTCGACCCAGACCTCATTCTTTCCCTGCGCTATGGCGGCATTCTCAAGGACGAGGTGATTGCCATTCCTCGCCACGGCGTCATCAATCTGCACTCTGGTCGCCTGCCTGATTATCGCGGTGTCATGGCCAGTTTCTGGGCAATGAGCAATGGCGATGAGCAGCTGACGGCCACGCTGCACTACATCAGCGATGGCTCTATCGACACTGGCGGTGTGATCTCTGAGGTATCAGTGCCGGTGGATTACAACTCGCCTTATCTGGACAACGTGCTCGCCCTTTATCTTCCTGGCATTCAATTGATTACGGCCGCAGTAGCAGCTCTGGCGGCAGGGGAGAGCGTGCTCGCCCTGGAACAGGGCGGTGAGGGAAGCTATTACAGTTATCCAGAGCAGGCTCATATCGATGCCTTTCACGCCAGAGGTTTGCGGCTGGTGGATGAGGCGCGTGTATTGGCGCTGGCAAAGCGTTTCCGAGGTGCCTCATTGGCACAGGCGTGA
- a CDS encoding S49 family peptidase, with translation MTEESRNSATPGERELMERQISLMENAQKTEASKARWSNILKGSVIFYVAIILVSAAAGYIAAMPPRHDHVAVVEIYGEISEQETSTSLMLPGIREAFENEYVTAIILEIDSPGGSPVHSKDIYDEILRLKALHEKPIVSVIRDIGASGAYYIASATDTIYASEASLVGSIGVTAASFGFTGLMEKVGVERREFVSGDSKAFLDPFSESDAAQVAFWEEVLGDVHQLFIEDVKRGRGERLSSDPKIFTGLIWNGERAKELGLIDDFATVGEVNRDVFESDSLLNYTYEEASLLGDLLGGLGVELGGSALPSGRARLYMKY, from the coding sequence GTGACAGAAGAAAGCCGTAATTCAGCCACGCCCGGTGAGCGTGAATTAATGGAGAGGCAGATCAGCCTCATGGAGAATGCCCAGAAGACTGAGGCATCCAAAGCGCGATGGTCGAATATTCTGAAAGGTTCGGTCATCTTTTATGTGGCGATCATTCTGGTATCAGCCGCTGCCGGCTACATTGCCGCAATGCCTCCCAGGCATGACCACGTCGCAGTGGTGGAGATATACGGCGAGATTTCCGAGCAAGAAACCTCAACCAGCTTAATGCTGCCCGGCATACGGGAGGCTTTTGAGAACGAATACGTCACCGCCATTATTCTGGAGATTGACAGTCCCGGTGGCAGCCCGGTTCACTCCAAGGATATTTACGATGAGATTCTCAGGCTGAAAGCACTGCACGAGAAACCCATCGTCTCTGTGATTCGCGATATCGGCGCATCGGGCGCTTATTACATCGCTTCCGCGACAGATACGATTTACGCCAGTGAGGCCAGCCTTGTCGGGAGCATCGGCGTCACCGCGGCAAGTTTTGGTTTCACCGGGCTGATGGAAAAAGTGGGCGTCGAACGACGCGAATTTGTGTCTGGCGATAGCAAGGCCTTTCTCGACCCCTTTAGCGAATCAGATGCCGCACAAGTCGCCTTCTGGGAAGAAGTACTGGGAGATGTGCACCAACTGTTTATTGAGGATGTGAAGCGCGGCAGGGGAGAGCGCCTCTCCAGCGATCCAAAAATCTTTACCGGATTGATCTGGAACGGAGAGCGGGCCAAGGAATTGGGTCTCATCGACGACTTTGCCACTGTGGGCGAGGTCAACCGGGATGTCTTCGAGTCTGACAGCCTGCTCAACTACACCTATGAAGAGGCGTCGTTACTGGGAGACCTGCTCGGCGGCCTTGGTGTTGAGCTGGGGGGATCTGCATTACCTTCGGGGCGTGCGAGGCTCTATATGAAGTACTGA